The Fuscovulum sp. sequence ACCATGGCGGTGGGCAACATTACCGAACCGGATCACGTCAATTCCATCCTGCTGGCAGGGCGGGCGGATCTTGTCTGCCTCGCGCGGCCGCATCTGGCCAATCCCTATTGGACCCTTCACGCCGCCGTCGCCATGGGCGATGCTGCCACCGAATGGCCGTTGCCCTATCTGGCCGGGCGCGATCAGATGCGGCGGCTGGCGCAAAAGGGGACAGAGGTGATCCGGGCATGAGCATCACGGGACGGCGGGTTCTGGTCACGGGCGGCGGATCGGGCGCGGGGGCAGACCTTGCGCTTGGCTTCGCCCGTGCCGGTGCCGCCGAGGTGGTGATCTGCGGGCGGCGGTTGGAAGCCTTGGCTTCGGTCGCCGCGCAACACCCCGCCATTCGGGCGCTGCCTTGCGATGTGACGGATGAGTCCTCGGTGCAGGCGCTGTTTGCGCAGGCTGGGCGGGTGGATGTGGTGATCGCGAATGCGGGGCAGGCCGATAGCGCACCCTTTGCCCGCACCACGCTGGAGCAGTGGAATGCGATGCTGGCGGTGAACCTGACGGGGGTGTTCCTGACCTTTCGCGAAGGGTTGCGGCAGTTCGATGGCTGGGGGCGGTTGATCGCCGTAGCCTCGACCGCGGGGGTCAAGGGCTATGCCAAGGTCGCCCCTTATGCGGCGGCCAAGCATGGGGTGATGGGGATCGTCCGGTCGCTGGCGCTGGAGGTGGCGCGCGGGCCGGTGACAGTGAACGCGATCTGCCCGGGGTTTCTGGATACCGAGATGACGGAGCAGTCCATCAAGGTCATCTCGGAAAAGACTGGGCGGTCGCTGACCGAGGCGCGGGCCGCATTGGAAGCGATGAGCCCGCAGAACCGCCTGTATCGCCCCGACGAGGTGACATCGGCGGCGCTGTGGCTGGCATCAGATGGGGCCGATGGGGTTAACGGGCAGGGGATCGTGATCTCCGGGGGGGAGGTATGACCGATCCTCTGTCAAAACGGCGGCTGAAGATGTGGATCCGCCTGCTGGGGGTGACGCGGATGGCGGAAAGCGATCTGCGTGAGTTCCTGCGGTTGCAGCACCAGACGACCTTGCCGCGCTTTGACGTGATGGCCGCGCTTTATCGCCGCCGTGAAGGCGTGACGATGAGCGAGTTGAGCCGGATGCTGCTGGTGTCGAATGGCAATGCGACCACGGTGGTGGACCGGTTGG is a genomic window containing:
- a CDS encoding SDR family NAD(P)-dependent oxidoreductase, which produces MSITGRRVLVTGGGSGAGADLALGFARAGAAEVVICGRRLEALASVAAQHPAIRALPCDVTDESSVQALFAQAGRVDVVIANAGQADSAPFARTTLEQWNAMLAVNLTGVFLTFREGLRQFDGWGRLIAVASTAGVKGYAKVAPYAAAKHGVMGIVRSLALEVARGPVTVNAICPGFLDTEMTEQSIKVISEKTGRSLTEARAALEAMSPQNRLYRPDEVTSAALWLASDGADGVNGQGIVISGGEV
- a CDS encoding MarR family transcriptional regulator — translated: MTDPLSKRRLKMWIRLLGVTRMAESDLREFLRLQHQTTLPRFDVMAALYRRREGVTMSELSRMLLVSNGNATTVVDRLEKDGLVRRTPSEVDRRTVFVALTPEGLAQFEVLAAGHETEVSRRFANLSEADLDALTDILKRMGGA